From a single Nicotiana tabacum cultivar K326 chromosome 8, ASM71507v2, whole genome shotgun sequence genomic region:
- the LOC107770029 gene encoding uncharacterized protein LOC107770029 has translation MSTDRTCNGSFWTKEEDKIFENTLAVYSSDDDLLMMMAAALPGKSLEDIKNHYEVLVEDVNAIESGLVPLPRYRNMQSHSRNKSRLPKADVERRKGVAWTEEEHKLFLKGLDKYGKGDWKSISRHCVLSRTPQQVASHAQKFFNRREGVNKERRRASIHDITSVDIETAGTSQVPNPENMIGPAGGGSQVTASTNDTTGAVDSGVVSTGVGTFTSPIAAIEMKSMLPQEITVAEPVIAVSGGESSGPGAASVNEVNRLYHDVNDDFILGIDDLIMEQEGTYEAGIHGDTERSLLPSLQSSTAAGNENYGHPVTRIGSELEALITEHMVEDNEISSIFDVGKTPSSHAMLSSAAHSGMSSYAVAAHSGMSSYTVAAHSGISSYTVGSFGFNNAPENRVAAPGGGLTIDSQQLPSIAPSSNFGVGVCPNSNTCVRDEGIFYLGDLFPDI, from the exons ATGAGCACCGATCGGACATGCAATGGCTCCTTCTGGACTAAGGAGGAGGATAAAATCTTTGAGAATACCCTGGCGGTCTACTCTAGTGATGATGATCTATTGATGATGATGGCAGCAGCACTTCCTGGGAAATCACTTGAAGATATAAAAAATCACTATGAGGTATTAGTTGAGGATGTGAATGCGATTGAGTCTGGACTTGTTCCTTTACCTCGATATCGGAATATGCAAAGCCATTCCCGCAATAAAAGTAGATTACCAAAAGCAGATGTAGAACGGCGAAAAGGGGTTGCTTGGACAGAAGAGGAACACAA GTTGTTTCTTAAGGGGTTAGATAAATATGGAAAGGGCGATTGGAAAAGTATATCCAGGCACTGTGTGCTATCTAGAACACCACAACAGGTGGCTAGCCATGCCCAAAAGTTTTTCAATCGCCGCGAAGGCGTCAACAAAGAGAGGAGAAGAGCAAGCATTCACGACATAACTAGTGTGGATATTGAAACTGCTGGAACTTCCCAAGTACCAAACCCCGAGAACATGATTGGACCTGCTGGAGGAGGATCACAAGTGACGGCAAGCACTAACGATACGACTGGAGCTGTTGACAGCGGGGTGGTATCTACTGGTGTTGGCACGTTTACCTCCCCAATTGCTGCCATAGAAATGAAGAGCATGTTGCCCCAAGAAATCACAGTTGCTGAGCCGGTGATAGCAGTTTCTGGAGGAGAGTCCTCAGGCCCTGGTGCTGCATCTGTCAATGAAGTGAATCGTCTGTACCATGATGTGAATGATGACTTCATATTAGGTATAGATGACCTAATCATGGAGCAGGAGGGCACTTATGAAGCTGGGATTCATGGTGACACTGAAAGATCCCTATTACCCAGCCTACAATCATCTACTGCTGCTGGCAATGAAAACTACGGTCACCCTGTCACTAGAATTGGGAGTGAACTAGAAGCGTTAATCACTGAGCATATGGTCGAAGACAACGAAATCAGTTCTATTTTTGACGTTGGAAAAACACCATCATCTCATGCAATGCTGTCCAGTGCTGCTCATAGTGGAATGTCCAGTTATGCAGTTGCTGCTCATAGTGGAATGTCCAGTTATACAGTTGCTGCTCACAGTGGAATATCCAGTTATACAGTTGGTAGCTTCGGTTTTAACAATGCACCTGAGAACAGGGTGGCTGCTCCAGGGGGAGGTTTAACCATTGACTCTCAGCAATTACCTTCCATTGCGCCCTCATCTAACTTTGGTGTTGGAGTATGCCCCAATTCAAACACCTGCGTTCGTGATGAAGGCATCTTTTATCTGGGTGACCTGTTCCCAGATATCTGA
- the LOC107770030 gene encoding large ribosomal subunit protein eL30: protein MVAAKKTKKTHESINNRLALVMKSGKYTLGYKTVLKTLRNSKGKLVIIANNCPPLRKSEIEYYAMLAKIGVHHYNGNNVDLGTACGKYFRVCCLSIIDPGDSDIIKSMPGDQ from the exons ATGGTTGCTGCAAAGAAAACC AAGAAGACTCATGAGAGTATTAACAACAGGCTGGCTCTGGTAATGAAGAGCGGCAAATACACATTGGGATACAAGACTGTTCTCAAAACTCTTAGAAACTCCAAAG GCAAACTCGTCATCATTGCCAACAACTGCCCTCCTCTCAGGAAGTCTGAGATAGAGTACTATGCTATGTTGGCGAAGATTGGAGTCCACCACTACAATGGAA ACAACGTAGATTTGGGGACTGCATGTGGTAAGTATTTCAGAGTCTGTTGCCTCAGCATCATTGATCCAG GCGATTCTGATATCATTAAGAGCATGCCTGGTGACCAGTGA